Proteins encoded by one window of Hafnia alvei:
- a CDS encoding MFS transporter, translating to MPLVTTTFNHKSLLRIAIVMAFIQFTNALEYMMFNPVFAFMAADFAVPVSFAGYVSGMYTFGAVLSGIAAFYWIGRFNKKRFLIANMALLCLLTLLTTFTSSFSLLLTLRFCAGLVGGTTMGVGISILINHAPTNLRGKMLATVIASFSMVSIVGMPTILFLCTHYGWHAALWLISTLCLLALPLIVAIIPQDPASFDTRHALSLNRDTLLFASGNALVQFSPMLVIPILVPLMTQQLGASQDLLTWLFFGGGVAGYLSTKMTGELTSRFSALILATGSTIVFILSLLIPMLGYRHPALFIMLFLGASYSRLVSSSAVTIQFPDDSQRAGFSSLQTSIMYLITTVAFFLSAFLLPNHGMAPQNVNMLLAVCAISALALPIIVIILQKKLAKRKISPDHLIID from the coding sequence ATGCCACTGGTCACAACAACGTTTAACCATAAATCCCTCTTACGGATAGCTATTGTAATGGCTTTTATCCAGTTCACTAATGCTCTGGAATATATGATGTTCAACCCAGTATTTGCCTTCATGGCCGCCGATTTCGCAGTTCCCGTGTCATTCGCAGGCTATGTATCCGGCATGTACACATTTGGGGCAGTCCTATCGGGAATTGCCGCCTTTTACTGGATTGGCCGTTTCAACAAGAAACGTTTCTTAATCGCCAACATGGCACTACTCTGCCTACTGACACTTTTGACGACATTTACCTCCAGTTTTAGTCTTCTGCTTACATTACGATTCTGTGCGGGATTGGTTGGAGGTACGACAATGGGGGTGGGTATAAGTATATTGATAAACCACGCACCGACTAACTTGCGTGGAAAAATGTTGGCGACGGTGATTGCGTCATTTTCGATGGTAAGCATTGTAGGAATGCCCACTATATTATTTCTTTGTACTCATTACGGTTGGCATGCCGCTTTGTGGTTAATCAGTACACTGTGTTTGTTGGCGTTGCCACTGATTGTCGCCATCATCCCTCAAGACCCAGCCTCTTTCGACACACGCCACGCACTCTCTCTCAATAGGGATACTTTACTGTTTGCTTCAGGTAATGCGCTTGTACAGTTTAGTCCAATGTTAGTCATTCCTATTCTGGTACCTTTAATGACACAGCAACTAGGTGCTTCTCAAGACCTGTTAACTTGGCTGTTCTTCGGCGGTGGTGTTGCAGGGTACCTGTCTACAAAAATGACAGGCGAATTAACCTCCCGTTTTTCTGCTTTGATTCTGGCTACAGGTTCAACCATAGTTTTTATACTGAGTTTGCTAATACCAATGCTGGGCTATCGGCATCCGGCGTTATTTATTATGTTATTTCTTGGCGCATCTTACAGTCGTTTGGTTTCATCTTCGGCGGTTACAATTCAGTTTCCTGATGATAGCCAACGAGCTGGATTCTCTTCATTACAGACATCAATAATGTATCTAATTACAACCGTTGCATTTTTCCTGTCCGCTTTTCTATTACCTAATCATGGCATGGCACCACAAAATGTGAACATGTTACTGGCAGTATGTGCAATTTCCGCATTAGCACTCCCAATTATCGTAATCATTCTGCAAAAGAAACTGGCTAAACGTAAGATCTCGCCAGATCATCTCATCATTGATTAG
- a CDS encoding LysR family transcriptional regulator, protein MRPALDFNALRVFIAVVERESFVGASKALEMPTSNVSRCISQLEDKLNLQLIERSTRHMKLTQAGHLLYTRAKPLLEALEQTETELTLRQMQLKGPLRICIPNEIGPALLGSVVADFACQHPDLEISCVTNLSGFESLRDDLDLAIIVSRGQMDDSDCIARHLVTIPCTIVAAPSIIQRYGIPSRIQQFEELPCITTVSALKGAPWQFVNKKGEFETIKVKGHYRVNSGEMAGRAAVSGVGFAILSKQACQPYLNDGRLIEIEFEQSVAPLQLFALYSDRRYLPAKTRALIDFMQQKLSNISFATTKHVASGD, encoded by the coding sequence ATGCGTCCGGCTCTTGATTTTAATGCCCTGAGAGTGTTCATTGCTGTGGTTGAAAGAGAAAGTTTTGTTGGGGCATCGAAAGCCCTCGAAATGCCGACATCAAATGTGAGTCGTTGTATTTCTCAGTTAGAAGACAAACTGAATCTTCAACTCATTGAGCGCAGTACCCGACATATGAAACTCACTCAGGCGGGGCACCTACTCTATACTCGTGCGAAGCCTTTATTGGAGGCGCTTGAACAAACTGAAACAGAATTAACGTTGCGTCAAATGCAACTCAAGGGCCCATTACGTATCTGTATCCCCAATGAAATAGGTCCTGCATTGTTGGGTTCTGTGGTTGCCGATTTCGCCTGTCAGCACCCTGATCTAGAAATAAGCTGCGTGACAAATTTGTCTGGTTTTGAATCCCTGCGAGATGATCTGGATTTAGCGATCATTGTTAGCCGTGGTCAGATGGATGACAGTGACTGCATAGCCCGCCATCTGGTGACTATCCCTTGCACCATCGTTGCAGCTCCCTCCATCATTCAGCGTTATGGCATCCCTTCTCGTATACAGCAATTTGAAGAATTACCCTGTATTACTACGGTAAGTGCACTTAAAGGTGCTCCTTGGCAGTTTGTTAATAAAAAAGGGGAGTTCGAGACTATTAAGGTTAAAGGCCATTATCGGGTAAATAGCGGAGAGATGGCAGGACGGGCGGCGGTATCAGGTGTCGGTTTTGCCATTCTATCGAAACAAGCCTGCCAACCTTACCTTAACGATGGACGGTTAATTGAGATTGAGTTTGAACAATCGGTAGCCCCATTGCAATTGTTCGCACTTTATTCAGATCGGCGTTATTTACCCGCTAAAACAAGAGCGCTCATTGATTTCATGCAGCAAAAATTGAGTAATATATCTTTCGCAACAACCAAACATGTTGCATCTGGGGATTAA
- the tolA gene encoding cell envelope integrity protein TolA yields MKIFVSLLGVGALCALSLLSGCSNKTNSQVADSKGTELSQSIRNYAGDIQSAIEWHFKIQPSFKGKICNLRINLAPDGRLLAVTAEDGDPTLCSDAVKAVKLAKFPKPPSNEVYQIFKNTIIAVRPD; encoded by the coding sequence ATGAAGATATTTGTTTCGTTATTGGGAGTAGGGGCACTATGCGCGCTATCGCTTTTGTCAGGATGTAGCAATAAGACTAATTCACAAGTCGCGGACTCTAAAGGGACTGAGCTTAGCCAATCTATTAGAAATTATGCTGGTGATATTCAATCTGCAATAGAGTGGCATTTTAAAATACAACCCAGCTTCAAAGGGAAAATTTGCAATTTACGCATTAATCTTGCCCCTGATGGTCGTTTGTTGGCAGTGACTGCAGAAGATGGCGACCCAACGTTATGTAGTGACGCGGTCAAGGCAGTGAAACTAGCCAAATTCCCTAAGCCACCGAGCAATGAGGTCTATCAGATTTTTAAAAATACAATAATTGCTGTTAGACCTGATTGA